The genomic interval GTCAGCCACTACCATGGAGATGCAGGTTGAAGATTGCGGTCGATTTAGCTAGTGCAGTTGAATATCTCCACACTGCCTTTTCCAAACCAGTGATCCTTCATCGGGACATACGATCCTCAAATGTCATATTAGATCAGGACAACGTTCCAAAACTGATTGATTTTGCACTATCCATATCCATTCCTGAATGTCAATTACATGTAGAAGAGTTTGAATCTAAGTATCTTCTTACCCTTGATGTTTTTAACTTTGGTGTGCTTCTACTACAGCTTTTAagtggaaagaaaaaattagaaCACTTACCATTTACCATACGAATGGATAGCCTGGAGCACCTTGCTGAGAACAATCAATCCAGTGGTGTGATTGATGATAGAATAATTGAAGAAGGAATCGAGCAGCAGCAGTTGTTGGATTTTGCAAGACTTGTCCGTAGATGCTTCTCTGAAGAAACAGGTGAGAGGCCAACAATGATTGAAGTGGCCAGAGAGCTCAGACAAATTTATAAATGTTTAGTATCACCCTCTTAGCCTAGCCTCAGGCAGATATTTATGCAGCTTCTAGTTTGTTTCAACTTTTTTGGAAAGTCAACAAGGCATGAAAGATTCTGCAGCGCTTTGTTTTAAATGGCACGAACATGAACCTGTCTTAATCTGTTGTGAGCCTAAGAATTAGGTAATAAGCATCTCTCCAACTATTTCCCTTAATTCAAAACACTATCTGGTTGGGATGAAGAAAGAATTGAATTTGTTATGCCACTCTGAATGGATTTTTTGCCCCCCTTTTCTTATGGCGGGGTGTTTTCTCTCTGTATATATTTAACTAGGGAGGACATCTAACAAAGAATAATTGTTGAATTTAgcatttgttttcttttgctttgcttaatttggtgaTATGCAAACTACTTGAAATAGGAACATATCTGTACTACATATGGCTTAATTTTGACAACTGCATGTTTGGAAAGGTAAGAGGCAAGCCAAGGGTGAGTTCAAAGTGGATCACACTTTATTAATGGAGAATGGACGGATATTATTACTAGAGCTCGTTGGCCGTTGCCTTTCATAATGGCAGAAGTAATCCTATCCGCAGCTTCTCCACAAAGGAGCTCGGGAGAGCAACAAACAACTATGATGAACAACAATGTTTTCTCTATGAGAGGACCGGCTGGTCTCTCTGAAGATGCATGACATAAACCATCCATTTAAACTAACTGCAGACATGAGTTTCAAAGATATTGTGATCGGTTCACAAATGAGTGTCCACAAGAATGTTTTACAGCTTTTGGGATGCTGCTTAGAGACTACACATATAACTATAGTTTATGAATTTGTAGGCAAAAAAACCTTCTGTAGCTGTATTTCTTCTGATATTAGTGGACCACAACATCAACAACTACCATGGAAATGCAGGTTGAAAATTGCAATGGATTAGCCAATGCAGTTGCATATCTCCACACTGCACTTTCCAGACCTTTTATCCATCCAGATATTCGATCTTCAAATACCATACTAGATCAGGACAATGTTCCTAAGCTGATTGATTTTTCACTGTCTAATTCTATTCATGAAGGTCAATCACACGTAGAGGGCATCGTGGGGGTGGTGTGGGGGTGGGGGGGTTGGTGTGGGGTGTGGCTTGGGGGGGATTTGTGGTGGGGTGGCGAGTGTCAACCTTTGCACCTGATCAGGCCCTTATGGGCTACTTAACTGAGAAGGCAGATGTCCATAGCTTTGGAAAGATTCTATTTCAGCTTTTACGTGGACAAAGGCCATCATATTACATAAATGTGGATTCTATAGTGCTAGACAGTGTAAAGCACTGGGTAGAAAATAATCAGTTCAGCAGAGTAGTTGATCACAGAATAGCCATAGAAGGAATTGAGCAGGAACAGTTGCTGGATTTTACAACACTAGCCCGTGAAGGAGAAGAAAGGCCGAAAATTATCAAGGTGGCAAGAGAACTTAGTTTATTTAACTAACCTTAATCGGGCATTAAGATAATAGCAGTACTAACCTTAGGAACAAAATTCATGAGACAAGGGAGCCATCATTAAGGAGACCAACAACTTTAAGTAAAAATAAGGTTGAAGCACCTACAagctaaaattttataaaagagCCACACAAAACAAGAACAATGAGAGTATTTTCCACACTCAAAAGGGGAATTAACCAGTCGTGTTTCACTTAGTCTTTCTTCTGATTTAAAAGTAGAATCCACACCATCACCCAGTATCCCTAGTCAAAGAGCTGGATTTAAATCCCGCTGTCCCCAAATGAAAAGTAGAATCAAACACCCAGCTTTCTTTAATATTACGATCCCAAACACCTATTCGAGGGAGGTATAACTCAAGCCACTTTGACTAGGATTGCAGCTTTCACTACACTTGAGATCTCCAAAGGAATATCATACTTTATTTACAGcataatttcatacattagaTAAACTCCACTCTACTAAACCTTAAACCATCCTCAACTAATTAAAATCCATGGTTTCACTTGTATCAAAGTAGAATCCACTCTACCAAACTCACAAAATAGGTTAAACCACaactttaattaaaagagGTGGATTTGCTACATCCCAGCAGAACAAGTTTGGTTCTGGATGGTTTTCAGAACACTGCTTAAAAGAATGGACTGATGCaataacaataaaagaaaatataaaggaaTAGAGAAGGATTTATTGCTTGGAAACAATACATATATAGTTTccattcaaagaaaaagggagaggTAAGCATAGAAGTAAACTGGTCTTCCAACAAACAAGCTTGATGTAGCTTTGTCATGAAATTGGTATCCTCAGCTAATGGACATGTCTTTACTCTCCTACTTCTAATTAGTGGTACACAAGCATCTTGATCTCCACCACAACATCACAACAAAATTTCTTGGCAAATTCATTTCTACAATATATTTCaatctattaatttttgtcTGGTCAACCATTTATGAAGAAAGCATAACTTGATTCCCATAACCATAACAGCTGTCTACTTTGAACAATTTTTTCCACTATGATCATAACTACCATTCAACctaaattatgaaaatcatGCAAAGGGAGTCAGTAAAAGCATTTAAAACAGTACAACAGACTCAAGAAGAACAACTATTGATGCACTTATAATGTACCTTTAAGCCACCATACTCTTAAGTTTGTTTGATTTGCAAAGACTTTTGAACTTGAAGAAGGCTATAGTAACTTGATGAATTATACAGATGCAAAAACTCAAAAGTTCCTTGATTGAATAGCTTACAGGAAAGATGATGAGGAGTGAAAGAACCAAAACAAACATGCTTAGAGTAGAGAAAGAGAAGATGCAAATAGCTCTGGCTTGGCCATATGTCTTTCATGCTTGCATCGCATTCTTTGCAGATGACCTAACAAACATGTACAGCAAGAGCCACAATAACAGCTTCAGACGCACACATTGCCGAGGAAGGCAACATCAGCGACATTACATTCCTTCAAGATTCAGAGATGTTGCTCGTCAAAAGTCATACGATGTGATTGATAAGATCATATATTGCAAGTATGTCTAATTTACACGAAAGAAGAggattttagaattttaaaaaaaaaaaaaaagaaagaaagtaacCAAATGTATACACCACTGCTTGCACAAGAAGCCAAAAAAATGCAACTGATATGGTGCTTTCTACCACTGCTCATTTGATCCTCAAACTTCAACTCCTACGATTGCTTATTATAATCAAGTAGGAAATTAAATAATACAGAACAAGGTATCCTGCAAACAAAGAGTTCTGCCTTAGTGCTTTCCAAATTGATAGCACTAtcattttaaaggaaaaaaaaaatctaagacaacagaaaacaaaataagaaaacataGACTAGTAGAATAAGTACatcaattttctcttcttcttcgaaTGATTATATAATTCTTTTGACCAACGTAAAAATTAGCCTTGTGAAACAATAATAGTCAATTTGAATGAATTTTCTTACCAGTTTTGTAAACCTGCTTAGCTTACTCCAGCTAGAAATaaattgacttgaaatttGGAAACCTTTTGTAGCATTGTCTCAAGAACTTGAGCAAATACTGACCTGCAAGAGAAGATAAAATGAacatttgaaatatatacatgtatatatgcATTTGCAATTggaaaagggagaaaaagaaaagctatGAATGGGCTATGTTTTACAATGGTAGCGACTCCATGTTCATAAGCAATACCTGTAATTGAGCACGACCATACTACTATGACTTAGAGTCAAAAGGAGCAGATTTTAAACTACAGTAAGCATAAAAAAGTGAAGTTATCTTTGTTTCAGCTGCATGGAATGCTTTGAAGAACATGCTGATTAGAGAGGGATGAAGGACCATCTGCAATTGTTCTGCTAAGGAGAATATTATACCTTTAAAAGGTTAGCAGAACTAGAATGAATGGTAAACCATATAACAGAGCTCAACCATGTTCTGCCCATAGGTTATCTAGACAcattaagagagagagagagagagagaaacaagaaTACCTGCAAGCTGCAAAATGCCAAATCAGCCTTCTTTCTCAATTCAAGAGTGCCTGCAGGCTGCATAATGCCTGATCAAGGAGTAAAATAGTGCCTTCTTCCTCAAGTTAATAGGAAGGAATTAGTAACCACTTTGAACATTTACAGATCATAAACCTTGTTTGGATTTATTGCACAAATGTTGGCTGAGAAGAAGTCACTTCATATAAATGCTTTGATAGTCTTCACAGTTTCTGAGAAGTGCACAAAAAGATTCACCTGTTGAATTACTAGACAACAGATCCACTAGCATGGCTGCTGTGGAAATATATGCAGAAAATCCTTTCTTAACCATTTCATGAAGAATTTGTGCTACCCTCGATATGTCATTGTTTTGAAGACATCCTTGGATCATCGTATTATAAGAGCAACTATTTGGCATGCAACCATCCACTTCCATTTTCCTAAGCAACTTATATGCTTCATTTGGTAGCCCTTCTTTACACAGACCTTTAATCATTATGTTATAAGTGTAAACATTAGTATGTAATCCTCTGACTGTGAGTgcataaaataatttccttGCAACTTTAAGTTGCCCAACTTGACACAAGCCATTAATTAAGATATTATAGTGGACAATGTCAGGTTCCAACCCACTGTTCTGCATTACATGAAAAAGTCCCAATGCATCATTAATTTGACCATGCTTGCACAAGCCATCTAACAAAGTAAAGTAAGTGATCTTGTCTGGTACCGTGCCATGTGCACCCATTTCTTTGAAAAGTTCTTGTGCAGCCGAGAGTCTCCCTATCAGTGACATGCCACTTATAAGAGTGTTGTACGTAACAGTGTCAGGTATTGAtccattttgagtcatttcATGAAAAAGTTCCACTGCCTCATTCATCCTTCTAGCTTTACAGTATCCATTGATCACAGTGTTGTAGGTAAAAGCATCCACACCATAACCACTACTAACCAGAAAATTCAGAAGTTTCCTAGCCTCATCCATTTCACCTCGCCCACAATATCCATTCATCAAAGAATTATAAGTAAACATATCAGGCTCAAAACCTAGCTGAATCATTCTTTCAATAATATCTTGAGCCTCTAAAACCCTACCCCCTTTACAAAGTGCATCAACCAAAATATTATACGTGACGACATCTGGTTTGCAATTGTTAGCCACCATTTCATTCAATAATCTTGTAACCACCTTCCACTGACATGAATTACACATTGCATGAATTAAGGAATTATAAGTGACAACAGTTGGTGGAATGCCTTTACCTTTCATTTCTGAGAAAAGCTTCAAAGCCTCAGCTGCATGCTTATCCTTACAAAGGCCGTCAATGATGATGCTGTATGTTGTAGTGTTAGGTTCACAACCTCTTTTCTTCATAACCTTTAAAAATCTAATAGCCCCATTAGTGTCACTTATTTTACAAAGACAGTTTACTATGGTATTATAATGGATTACATTAGGCTTATATTCTTCCTGAACCATGTCATTAAACAACCTCACAGCTTGAGCTACTTCACCTCCAATACAGAGTCCATTGATCAAAGTGAAGAATGTTACGATACTTGGTTGAATACCCAGCTTCAACATTTTCCCAAAAACAGAAAACCCAAAATCCAGACGATGCAAGCGGCAAAAACAATTAAGCGAGATGTTAAGAGTACAAACATCAGGATGAATTCCTAGTAATTCCATTTGTCTAATAAGAGAAAGAGCAGTTGGGTAATGCTTCATTCTAACAATGGCCCCTACTAATTGATCAAATTTCATAACAGAAGGACGTGGATGCATACCTACCATCTGATAAAACTTGTTTAAGGCATCATCAATATTATCAAACACATACTCGGATTTCTTGCGATGAGTAGTAGAGAAATAAGAGTTCTGGAAATAAAAGAGAGCccttttcttatttaaaacAGAGAAATAATTGAACAACGTGAAGGGAAGAGAATTGACAGATTTGGGGTTACCCGATTCCAATTGTTGAAGAAGATCAAAGgcagaagaagagaaaagagaagcGCTTTTCCAACCCCTCACCATCATCAAGAAAATGCCAAGTTCCAACTATCCTTCAGTAGTCGGATACGAGACCCGCAACACTCCAATGATGAATCGGACTCAAAACTTGAAATTCGGACTCACATCCAACCGACCCGCTCCATTTAAGTCATACATTATTTCTAACAGCGGGTTCGGGTCAGGTCAACTTACCAGtactataaattaaattcataacTTAAAATTCGAATCCTTTAAACTTTCTTCGATATTAGACAGTCTTGAATTTGGGTTTATTTTGAAttcagaaaattttttaattcaaattatttgtgTTGGAGTTTGAGTCATTTTCAATAACTTCAGGACtgttttagatattatgttagttatttcttttaaattatgatcaaataaataaatttacttATGTCAAGTTaatatcaataattaattactgATTTTTTAGACATAATTTATTCAATAAGATGAGATATTCTGAGCCagataataatattaatttattgtatAATTTCTTGAGGTTGAGAggtatataaattataagttAAACCTAATAAAAACCCTTAATGATTGTGTAACAGCGTATTTTCTATAGCATGTTTCATGCAAGCAAATTGCAAATCCTTCATACGCAAtccttttaaatatttttagagtactTTGGAGTAATTGGTAAATCTCAGTATGACCAGAAATGAAGGACAAGAATTTGCCTATTTATGAGAGAATTAAAATGCcaataagataattatttgTATTAGCTTAAGGGGCTTGCTTGGCTTGATGAAGGATGGAAGACACTTTCGAATTGAATTATAGATTTGATAAACTTAATAAGTTACAGTACCCATGGTCTACTAATATTTTGTCACCATAAAAATAGAAGCAAAGACTTCCTGGTTATTAAAGAAAGtgaacaattttaaaatttagagAAAGTTCATCCTTCATTAATGATACCTAACCGCCTTaaatataagaaaagaaaaaccactcCTTAAAACATGTattaagaaaggaaaaactatCAAAGAGTAGTCACCAACGTGAACACATAGCAAATAACTACTGGTTCATGGGTACATGGTTTTAAACCACTAATGAGAACATGTCCATGAACTCAACTTACATGAAAGGAAATAACTACCTACAACAAACGGCCAAAGTCTGCAACTCTCTCCTCAATTTCAACACGTCTTTGAAGTTGAGCTTGGTTGGCTCACACAGCTTTCTTACAGGTTTGTTTTTCAACAATCTTTGTCATGAACAACGCCTCATTACAATCTTCTTTCTCCTCAACGGCTACAGTCTTTTTTTCATTGCATATACCTTTGTTTTGGCAAACCTTCTCAATGTACCTCATTTAATTGCAATATCGACATTTCACATTAGGAAGAAACCAGCAAAATTTCTctatatgattttgttttctgCAATACGAGCATGGCTGAAGCTTAGCCTTAGCTTTCGTTTGTTTTCTATCattgtttcttctttcattCTCCTTGTCTTGGTCATTCCTCCTTTGACTAGTGTCCACTTTTTTGTCTCGACTCCTAACCATCTAGACACTCTCCACATGTTCATCATTTTGAATGGCTCATCTTTGTTGTTGAGCTTGGAGGACATTCACAAGCTCAGTAACTGTCAATTAAGCAATGTCTTTGGAATCTTCAAGTGAGAATATCTTAACCTCAAATTTTTCAGAAAGACTTACCAGAATCTTGTTCACGATCCTGCATTCagttaaattttcaatca from Theobroma cacao cultivar B97-61/B2 chromosome 5, Criollo_cocoa_genome_V2, whole genome shotgun sequence carries:
- the LOC18599289 gene encoding non-functional pseudokinase ZED1; translated protein: MNWCFKVKKRSNDETFFMENGAMLLEELIAFCNGKSNPIQNFSAEELKIATNNYGEGRCFLRSHDNFNSIVDYSETVLQMLTETYPERTWGADYYNLYEGYLKDRPVSVKKYISIDVLSKIFKDIAIGSQMSAHKNVLKLLGCCLETKYPIIVYEFVGTRILSDFLCDANGAQCQPLPWRCRLKIAVDLASAVEYLHTAFSKPVILHRDIRSSNVILDQDNVPKLIDFALSISIPECQLHVEEFESKYLLTLDVFNFGVLLLQLLSGKKKLEHLPFTIRMDSLEHLAENNQSSGVIDDRIIEEGIEQQQLLDFARLVRRCFSEETGERPTMIEVARELRQIYKCLVSPS
- the LOC18599291 gene encoding LOW QUALITY PROTEIN: non-functional pseudokinase ZED1 (The sequence of the model RefSeq protein was modified relative to this genomic sequence to represent the inferred CDS: inserted 1 base in 1 codon; deleted 1 base in 1 codon): MENGRILLLELVGRCFHNGRSNPIRSFSTKELGRATNNYDEQQYMSFKDIVIGSQMSVHKNVLQLLGCCLETTHITIVYEFVGKKTFCSCISSDISGPQHQQLPWKCRLKIAMXLANAVAYLHTALSRPFIHPDIRSSNTILDQDNVPKLIDFSLSNSIHEGQSHALMGYLTEKADVHSFGKILFQLLRGQRPSYYINVDSIVLDSVKHWVENNQFSRVVDHRIAIEGIEQEQLLDFTTLAREGEERPKIIKLTGKMMRSERTKTNMLRVEKEKMQIALAWPYVFHACIAFFADDLTNMYSKSHNNSFRRTHCRGRQHQRHYIPSRFRDVARQKSYDVIDKIIYCKYV
- the LOC18599290 gene encoding pentatricopeptide repeat-containing protein At1g62930, chloroplastic, with amino-acid sequence MGVGKALLFSLLLPLIFFNNWNRNSYFSTTHRKKSEYVFDNIDDALNKFYQMVGMHPRPSVMKFDQLVGAIVRMKHYPTALSLIRQMELLGIHPDVCTLNISLNCFCRLHRLDFGFSVFGKMLKLGIQPSIVTFFTLINGLCIGGEVAQAVRLFNDMVQEEYKPNVIHYNTIVNCLCKISDTNGAIRFLKVMKKRGCEPNTTTYSIIIDGLCKDKHAAEALKLFSEMKGKGIPPTVVTYNSLIHAMCNSCQWKVVTRLLNEMVANNCKPDVVTYNILVDALCKGGRVLEAQDIIERMIQLGFEPDMFTYNSLMNGYCGRGEMDEARKLLNFLVSSGYGVDAFTYNTVINGYCKARRMNEAVELFHEMTQNGSIPDTVTYNTLISGMSLIGRLSAAQELFKEMGAHGTVPDKITYFTLLDGLCKHGQINDALGLFHVMQNSGLEPDIVHYNILINGLCQVGQLKVARKLFYALTVRGLHTNVYTYNIMIKGLCKEGLPNEAYKLLRKMEVDGCMPNSCSYNTMIQGCLQNNDISRVAQILHEMVKKGFSAYISTAAMLVDLLSSNSTGESFCALLRNCEDYQSIYMK